One segment of Verrucomicrobiota bacterium DNA contains the following:
- a CDS encoding serine hydrolase yields the protein MKTQTNRSWSTLNLLLLAATIAAWPPMQAAESPKLAPVLQPFVEDRTLAGAVILVADTNKILALEAVGWMDIAAKKPMRPDCVFWIASQSKPITATALMILVDEGKVNVDDPVEKYLPEFKGQQVNLSTNAAQPELKAPRHPILVREILSHTSGLPFKSDMEEPTLDLKPLAERVQSYAKMALLFEPGTKSKYSNAGINTAGRIVEVVSGMSFERFLDERIFKPLGMKDTTFWPNASQLTRLAKAYKPNAKKDDLEECPIGQLKYPLDDRERQPMPAGGLFSTANDVAIFYRMIANHGIFNGRRILSEKAVAQMTSDQSGEAKSAYGFGFGTNGRIVTHGGAYNTNSRYDREHQLITIFLVQHAGWARDGKKILPAFQKAGTDAFGSTPPAPTANAAADAHLVVGIPGEAEAKSKVAVPTVSPASKENVTLFNEPGRYGGWPANHGLWQWGNELVAGFEVAWYKHPTNDHAVDRSKPFECWQARSLDGGKTWKNESDLPFREIGHEKKPDLLKEPLDFTAPNFALMFRFGGLHAGPSWFYVSNDRCKNWRGPFSFAVEGMDKICTRTDLIVLGQRDCLMFGSAAKLSDDKEGRVFCARTTDGGLTWKLVSLIGPEPATGYAIMPSTVRLASGALVTTIRHGGGQKHSIAAWRSDDLGQHWASLGDATPDIGSNPPALVQLKDGRLCLTYGYRRRPFGARARISSDEGRSWGPEIILRDDGLTGDLGYPRSLVRPDGKVFTIYYFNGPRDEDRPIQGTFWTPPAATATARQTQ from the coding sequence ATGAAAACTCAAACCAACCGTTCCTGGTCCACGCTTAATTTGTTGTTGCTCGCGGCAACCATTGCCGCATGGCCGCCGATGCAGGCGGCAGAATCGCCGAAACTTGCGCCCGTCCTGCAACCGTTCGTGGAGGACCGCACGCTGGCGGGGGCGGTGATCCTCGTCGCCGATACGAATAAAATCCTCGCCCTCGAAGCGGTCGGTTGGATGGACATCGCGGCGAAAAAACCGATGCGCCCGGACTGCGTGTTCTGGATCGCCTCGCAATCGAAGCCAATCACGGCAACCGCGCTGATGATCCTGGTGGATGAAGGCAAGGTGAACGTAGATGATCCGGTCGAAAAATATTTGCCGGAGTTCAAGGGGCAACAGGTGAATCTCAGCACGAACGCGGCGCAGCCGGAACTCAAAGCGCCGCGCCATCCGATCCTCGTGCGCGAAATACTCAGTCACACAAGCGGCCTGCCGTTCAAGTCGGACATGGAAGAGCCGACGCTTGATTTGAAGCCCCTTGCCGAGCGGGTGCAGAGCTACGCCAAGATGGCGCTGCTATTTGAGCCGGGCACGAAGTCGAAGTATTCGAATGCCGGCATCAACACCGCTGGGCGCATCGTCGAAGTCGTCAGCGGGATGAGCTTTGAACGGTTTCTCGACGAGCGGATCTTCAAACCGCTCGGCATGAAAGACACCACGTTCTGGCCGAATGCCAGCCAGCTCACGCGGCTGGCGAAAGCGTATAAGCCGAATGCCAAAAAGGACGACCTCGAAGAATGCCCGATCGGCCAACTCAAGTATCCGCTCGATGACCGTGAGCGGCAGCCCATGCCAGCCGGCGGTTTGTTTTCCACCGCGAATGACGTCGCAATCTTCTACCGGATGATCGCGAACCATGGCATTTTCAATGGCCGCCGTATCCTCTCCGAAAAAGCCGTTGCACAGATGACTTCCGATCAATCCGGGGAAGCCAAGTCCGCGTACGGTTTCGGTTTCGGCACCAATGGCCGAATCGTCACCCATGGCGGCGCTTACAACACCAATTCGCGCTATGATCGCGAACACCAACTCATCACGATTTTCCTGGTGCAACACGCCGGTTGGGCCAGGGACGGAAAGAAGATTTTGCCTGCGTTCCAAAAAGCCGGAACGGACGCTTTCGGCTCCACACCTCCCGCGCCGACGGCAAACGCCGCGGCGGATGCGCACCTGGTCGTCGGCATTCCCGGTGAAGCGGAGGCGAAATCCAAAGTCGCGGTGCCAACCGTGTCGCCAGCCTCGAAAGAAAACGTTACCCTCTTCAACGAACCGGGCCGTTACGGCGGCTGGCCGGCCAATCACGGCCTCTGGCAGTGGGGCAATGAACTGGTGGCGGGCTTCGAGGTCGCATGGTACAAGCATCCGACCAACGATCACGCCGTGGACCGCAGCAAGCCCTTCGAGTGCTGGCAGGCGCGCAGTCTCGATGGCGGCAAGACTTGGAAAAACGAAAGTGACCTGCCGTTCCGCGAAATCGGTCATGAGAAGAAACCCGACCTGTTGAAGGAGCCGCTGGATTTTACCGCGCCGAATTTTGCGCTCATGTTCCGCTTCGGCGGTCTGCATGCGGGGCCGTCCTGGTTTTATGTTTCAAATGATCGCTGCAAGAACTGGCGCGGGCCATTCTCATTTGCCGTCGAAGGTATGGATAAGATTTGTACCCGCACCGATCTCATCGTACTTGGTCAACGCGATTGCCTGATGTTCGGCAGCGCAGCGAAGCTGAGCGACGACAAGGAAGGCCGCGTATTCTGTGCGCGCACCACGGATGGCGGGTTGACGTGGAAGCTCGTCTCGCTCATTGGCCCCGAACCGGCAACCGGTTATGCCATCATGCCCTCCACGGTGCGACTGGCGAGCGGTGCGCTGGTGACGACCATCCGCCATGGCGGGGGCCAGAAACACAGCATCGCTGCCTGGCGTAGCGATGATCTCGGCCAGCATTGGGCTTCGCTCGGCGACGCCACGCCCGACATCGGCAGCAATCCACCGGCGCTCGTGCAGTTGAAGGATGGTCGTTTGTGTCTGACGTATGGTTATCGCCGCCGGCCATTCGGCGCGCGCGCACGGATCAGCAGCGATGAAGGCCGCTCTTGGGGACCGGAAATCATTTTGCGCGATGACGGGCTTACCGGTGACCTGGGCTACCCGCGCAGTCTGGTTCGCCCGGATGGCAAGGTCTTCACCATCTATTATTTCAACGGCCCGCGTGATGAAGACCGCCCGATTCAGGGAACTTTCTGGACGCCGCCCGCAGCAACAGCAACCGCTCGACAAACCCAATGA
- a CDS encoding serine hydrolase domain-containing protein, which yields MIKIRSITLLCAALIVWAGVAEPPKPGSALQSFVDHHELAGAVTLVATADKVLDVQAVGWADLAANQPMRPDCLFWIASQSKPIAVTALMMLVDEGKVSLDDPVEKYLPEFKDQWLAAEHDNQHVLLKKPQHPIVVSNLLNHTSGMLYKTSIEQPTLDLLPLNARMHAYVMSPLQFEPGTKHLYANAGINTAARIVELVSGLPYERFLAERVFTPLGMKDTTFHPNADQLKRLAKAYKPNAAGTALEEAPIPQLRYPLDDHTRCIQPAGGLFSTASDLLNFYRMILNGGVFAGQRILSEQAVRQMTSKQTGNLPQSYGFGFDTQGGRIGHGGTFGTVSSIDREHRLITIFLVQYAGPSSNLNKFVPVFRKAVAESFPASSP from the coding sequence ATGATCAAGATTCGTTCCATTACGTTGTTGTGCGCGGCGCTGATCGTTTGGGCGGGCGTCGCCGAACCGCCAAAGCCGGGCTCCGCACTTCAGTCGTTCGTGGACCACCACGAACTCGCTGGCGCGGTCACTCTCGTAGCCACCGCTGACAAGGTACTCGACGTCCAAGCGGTTGGTTGGGCCGACCTCGCTGCGAATCAACCCATGCGCCCCGATTGCCTGTTTTGGATCGCCTCGCAGTCGAAGCCGATCGCGGTAACAGCGTTGATGATGCTTGTGGACGAGGGAAAGGTGAGCCTGGATGATCCGGTCGAGAAGTATCTGCCGGAATTCAAAGACCAGTGGCTTGCGGCGGAGCACGACAATCAGCATGTGTTGTTGAAGAAACCGCAACATCCCATTGTCGTCAGCAACCTGCTTAACCACACCAGCGGGATGCTTTACAAGACGTCAATCGAGCAACCGACGCTCGACCTGTTGCCGCTCAACGCGCGCATGCACGCCTACGTGATGTCGCCGCTCCAATTTGAGCCTGGCACGAAACATCTCTATGCGAACGCCGGCATCAACACCGCCGCCCGTATTGTCGAACTCGTCAGCGGCCTGCCGTATGAACGATTCCTCGCCGAACGCGTTTTCACCCCGCTCGGTATGAAAGACACAACGTTCCACCCCAACGCCGACCAACTCAAGCGCCTCGCCAAAGCCTATAAGCCGAACGCTGCCGGCACCGCGCTCGAAGAAGCGCCGATTCCCCAGCTCCGTTATCCGTTGGATGACCACACACGCTGCATCCAACCCGCCGGCGGTCTGTTCTCCACGGCCAGCGACCTGTTGAACTTCTACCGTATGATTCTCAATGGCGGTGTCTTTGCCGGTCAGCGAATCCTCTCCGAGCAGGCGGTTCGGCAGATGACCTCGAAGCAGACGGGCAACTTACCGCAGTCGTATGGTTTCGGGTTCGACACCCAGGGTGGGCGAATTGGTCATGGCGGCACTTTCGGCACCGTATCATCCATTGATCGCGAGCATCGGCTCATCACGATATTCCTGGTCCAATACGCCGGGCCGTCGTCCAATCTTAACAAGTTTGTCCCCGTTTTTCGCAAAGCCGTTGCGGAGAGCTTCCCTGCCTCCTCCCCGTAG